A genomic window from Sebastes fasciatus isolate fSebFas1 chromosome 7, fSebFas1.pri, whole genome shotgun sequence includes:
- the LOC141770767 gene encoding extracellular calcium-sensing receptor-like, which yields MVVCETLGRPEFPLLSKEGDITIGGIFYIRKEMLKPSLSFTDAPEPLICSRLKLRQFQYAQTMIFAIQEINNSSSLLPNISIGYKVFDNCASTLYSSRVVMGLINGQERTLGQSCSGQSSVHAIIGPSDSSSTIAMLQIAGLFQIPVISYLATCACLSNRKEYPSFFRTIPSDYYQSRALAKLVKYFGWTWVGAVRSDNDYGNNGMDTFITAARQEGVCIEYSEVISRTDSSGHIARVVRVIQSGSAKVLVAFISQDIDMLFEEALKQNLTGLQWVGSESWITAPYLATKRYSGILTGSLGFTIRKAKIPGLREFLLQVNPSQDPHNNLLREFWEATFGCSFQPSPHGQTQCSGSERLEDINNGFTDVSALRISNNVYKAVYAAAHALHNMLKCGQSGEAVNQSCIWKDFLEPKEVVKHLQDVNFTLQSGETVGFDENGDPTATYELVNWQRNQAGDIVFVAVGSYDASFPKGRQFIMNGINTTWAAGSPKRPQSVCSESCLPGFRQAVIKGKPICCFSCIACADGEISNSSNSAECSECPLEYWSNEDHSQCVPKVIEFLSYGETMGALLAAFSLVGASLTLVVSCVFFHFRHTPLVKASNSELSFLLLFSLTLCFLCSLTFIGRPSEWSCMLRHTAFGITFALCMSCILAKTMAVVNAFKAKRPSNTVPQCSAPLQRTSVLSFTLLQVLVCVLWLTLAPPFPYKNTAHATERIILECDLGSPIGFWAVLGYIGLLAVLCFVFAFLARKLPDNFNEAKFITFSMLIFCAVWITFIPAYVSSPGKFTVAVEIFAILASSYGLLLCIFALKCFIIVLKPELNTKKHLMGKT from the exons ATGGTGGTCTGTGAGACGCTGGGGAGGCCAGAGTTTCCTCTGTTGTCTAAGGAAGGAGATATTACTATTGGAGGAATTTTCTACATCCGAAAAGAAATGTTGAAGCCTTCGCTTTCCTTCACAGATGCTCCAGAACCTCTCATATGCTCCAG GTTAAAATTGAGACAATTTCAATATGCCCAAACAATGATTTTTGCCATCCAGGAGATCAACAATAGCAGCTCTCTGCTGCCTAATATCTCAATTGGTTATAAGGTGTTTGACAACTGTGCTTCAACACTGTATTCTTCGCGTGTGGTGATGGGTTTAATAAATGGACAGGAAAGGACTTTGGGTCAAAGCTGCTCCGGCCAGTCATCTGTTCATGCAATCATCGGACCCTCTGATTCCTCCTCAACCATTGCGATGCTACAAATTGCAGGGCTTTTCCAAATACCAGTA ATCAGTTACCTTGCCACTTGTGCTTGTCTGAGTAACAGAAAGGAGTACCCCTCCTTCTTCAGAACCATCCCTAGTGACTACTATCAGAGCAGAGCCTTGGCAAAACTGGTAAAGTACTTTGGCTGGACATGGGTTGGGGCAGTTAGAAGTGACAACGACTATGGTAACAATGGCATGGACACATTTATCACAGCTGCAAGGCAGGAGGGGGTCTGCATCGAGTACTCAGAGGTCATCTCAAGGACTGACTCCAGTGGGCATATTGCCAGGGTGGTCAGAGTGATCCAAAGTGGCAGTGCAAAGGTTTTAGTTGCCTTCATCTCCCAGGATATAGATATGCTGTTTGAGGAAGCTCTGAAGCAGAACTTAACTGGGCTGCAGTGGGTGGGCAGTGAATCCTGGATTACGGCACCTTACCTGGCCACCAAGAGGTACTCGGGAATCCTGACAGGGTCTCTGGGCTTCACCATCAGAAAAGCAAAGATCCCAGGCCTGCGAGAGTTTCTTTTGCAGGTTAACCCAAGTCAAGACCCTCATAATAATCTGCTGAGAGAGTTCTGGGAAGCAACATTTGGTTGCAGTTTCCAACCCAGCCCGCATGGTCAGACCCAGTGCTCTGGTTCTGAGAGACTAGAGGACATCAACAATGGTTTCACAGATGTGTCAGCGCTAAGGATATCCAACAATGTGTATAAGGCTGTGTATGCTGCGGCTCATGCCTTGCATAACATGTTGAAATGTGGACAAAGTGGTGAAGCGGTGAATCAGTCCTGTATCTGGAAAGATTTTTTAGAGCCAAAAGAG GTTGTGAAACACCTCCAAGATGTGAATTTCACCCTTCAGTCAGGAGAAACTGTGGGTTTTGATGAAAACGGAGACCCTACAGCAACTTATGAACTGGTGAACTGGCAAAGAAACCAAGCAGGAGATATTGTGTTTGTGGCTGTAGGGAGCTACGATGCCTCATTTCCGAAAGGAAGACAGTTTATCATGAACGGAATAAACACAACATGGGCTGCCGGATCCCCAAAG AGGCCACAGTCTGTCTGCAGTGAGAGTTGTCTGCCAGGTTTCCGGCAGGCTGTGATTAAAGGCAAACCCATCTGCTGTTTCTCCTGCATTGCCTGTGCTGATGGGGAGATCAGTAACTCCAGCA ATTCTGCAGAGTGTTCAGAGTGTCCACTGGAGTACTGGTCAAATGAAGATCACAGCCAGTGTGTTCCAAAGGTGATCGAGTTCCTATCTTATGGAGAAACCATGGGCGCCCTCCTCGCTGCTTTCTCGTTGGTCGGAGCAAGTTTAACACTGGTGGTGTCATGTGTCTTCTTTCACTTTCGTCACACACCTCTCGTCAAAGCCAGCAACTCTGAGCtgagcttcctgctgctcttctccTTGACTCTATGTTTCCTGTGCTCTCTGACCTTCATAGGCCGGCCCTCTGAGTGGTCCTGCATGCTGCGACACACAGCATTCGGCATCACCTTTGCCCTGTGCATGTCTTGTATCTTGGCTAAAACCATGGCAGTGGTGAACGCCTTTAAGGCTAAAAGGCCCTCAAACACAGTCCCTCAGTGCTCTGCTCCGCTTCAGAGAACAAGCGTTCTCAGCTTTACTTTACTGCAGGTGTTAGTTTGTGTGCTGTGGTTAACTCTTGCCCCGCCATTCccctacaaaaatacagctcATGCCACTGAAAGGATTATTCTAGAGTGTGATTTAGGTTCACCTATTGGGTTCTGGGCTGTGTTGGGGTATATAGGACTCCTGGCTGTGCTCTGCTTCGTCTTCGCTTTTCTGGCTCGAAAGCTGCCTGATAATTTCAATGAAGCTAAATTCATCACCTTCAGCATGCTGATATTCTGTGCAGTCTGGATCACATTTATCCCAGCATATGTCAGCTCTCCTGGGAAGTTCACTGTGGCTGTGGAGATATTTGCTATTTTAGCCTCCAGTTATGGACTACTTCTCTGTATATTTGCACTAAAGTGCTTTATTATTGTTCtcaaacctgaactgaacacaaaaaaacatctgatggGGAAAACATGA
- the LOC141770768 gene encoding extracellular calcium-sensing receptor-like: protein MLGSPVFPVLSKEGDITIGGAFSIHKPTFNPPPSFTDAPEPLICSGMNMRAFHFAQTMIFSIQEINNSSSLLPNISIGYKVFDKCGSTQSSTSLVMGLINGQERTLGQTCSGQSSVHAIIGPSDSSSTIAMLQIAGVFQIPMISHYATCACLSNRKEYPSFFRTIPSDYYQSRALAKLVKHFGWTWVGAVRSDNDYGHNGMETFIKAASQEGVCIEYSEVISSTYPSGQIAKVVRVIQSGSAKVLVAFLSHGLGILLEEALKNNLTGLQWVGSESWITASYLATKRYSGILTGSLGFTIRKAKIPGLREFLLQVNPSQDPRNNLLREFWEATFGCSFQPSVHGQTQCSGSERLEDINNPFTDVSKLRISNNVYKAVYAVAHAMHNMLKCGQREAVKKSCIWKDFLEPKEVVKHLQDVNFTLQSGETVGFDENGDPTATYELVNWQRNQAGEAVFVAVGSYDASLPNGKQFIMNGINTTWAAGSQKRPQSVCSESCLPGFRQAVIKGKPICCFSCIACADGEISNSSNAAECSRCPLEYWSNEDHNQCVPKVIEFLSYEETMGALLAAFSLFGASLTLVVSCVFFRFCHTPLVKASNSELSFLLLFSLTLCFLCSLTFIGRPSEWSCMLRHTAFGITFALCMSCILAKTMAVVNAFKANRPSNTVLQCSAPLQRTSVLSFTLLQVLVCVLWLALAPPFPYKNTAHATERIILECDLVSPIGFWAVLGYIGLLAVLCFVFAFLARKLPDNFNEAKFITFSMLIFCAVWITFIPAYVSSPGKFTVAVEIFAILASSYGLLLCIFAPKCFIIVLKPELNTKKHLMGKTGSN from the exons ATGCTGGGGAGCCCAGTGTTTCCTGTGTTATCTAAGGAAGGAGATATCACTATTGGAGGAGCTTTCTCCATCCacaaaccaacatttaacccTCCGCCCTCCTTCACAGATGCTCCAGAACCTCTCATATGCTCTGG gatgAATATGCGAGCATTTCACTTTGCCCAAACAATGATTTTTTCCATTCAGGAGATCAACAATAGCAGCTCTCTGCTGCCTAATATCTCAATTGGTTATAAGGTGTTTGACAAATGTGGTTCAACACAGTCTTCAACGAGTCTGGTGATGGGTCTAATAAATGGACAGGAAAGGACTTTGGGTCAAACCTGCTCTGGCCAGTCATCTGTTCATGCCATCATCGGACCCTCTGATTCATCCTCAACTATTGCGATGCTACAAATTGCAGGGGTTTTCCAAATACCAATG ATCAGTCACTATGCCACTTGTGCTTGTCTGAGTAACAGAAAGGAGTACCCCTCCTTCTTCAGAACCATCCCTAGTGACTACTATCAGAGCAGAGCCTTGGCAAAATTGGTAAAGCACTTTGGCTGGACATGGGTTGGGGCAGTTAGAAGTGACAATGACTATGGTCACAATGGCATGGAAACATTTATCAAAGCTGCAAGCCAAGAGGGGGTCTGCATCGAGTACTCAGAAGTCATCTCAAGCACTTACCCCAGTGGGCAAATTGCCAAGGTGGTCAGAGTGATCCAAAGCGGCAGTGCAAAGGTTTTAGTTGCCTTCCTCTCCCACGGGCTGGGAATTCTGCTTGAGGAAGCTCTGAAGAACAACTTAACTGGGCTGCAGTGGGTGGGCAGCGAGTCCTGGATTACGGCAAGTTACCTGGCCACCAAGAGGTACTCAGGAATCCTGACAGGATCTCTGGGCTTCACCATCAGAAAAGCAAAGATCCCGGGCCTGCGAGAGTTTCTTTTGCAAGTTAACCCAAGTCAAGACCCTCGTAATAATCTGCTGAGGGAGTTCTGGGAAGCCACATTTGGTTGCAGTTTCCAACCTAGTGTGCACGGTCAGACCCAGTGCTCTGGTTCTGAGAGACTAGAGGACATCAACAATCCTTTCACAGATGTGTCAAAGCTAAGGATATCCAACAATGTGTATAAGGCTGTGTATGCTGTGGCTCATGCCATGCACAACATGTTGAAATGTGGGCAAAGAGAAGCAGTGAAAAAGTCGTGTATCTGGAAAGATTTTTTAGAGCCAAAAGAG GTTGTGAAACACCTCCAAGATGTAAATTTCACCCTTCAGTCAGGAGAAACTGTGGGTTTTGATGAAAACGGAGACCCCACAGCAACTTATGAACTGGTGAACTGGCAGAGAAACCAAGCAGGAGAGGCTGTGTTTGTGGCTGTAGGGAGCTACGATGCCTCACTACCGAATGGAAAGCAGTTTATCATGAACGGAATAAACACAACATGGGCTGCCGGATCCCAAAAG AGGCCACAGTCTGTCTGCAGTGAGAGTTGTCTGCCAGGTTTCCGGCAGGCTGTGATTAAAGGCAAACCCATCTGCTGTTTCTCCTGCATCGCCTGTGCTGATGGAGAGATCAGTAACTCCAGCA ATGCTGCCGAATGTTCGCGGTGTCCGCTGGAGTACTGGTCAAATGAAGATCACAACCAGTGTGTCCCAAAGGTGATCGAGTTCCTATCTTACGAAGAAACCATGGGCGCCCTCCTCGCTGCTTTCTCGTTGTTCGGAGCAAGTTTAACACTGGTGGTGTCATGTGTCTTCTTTCGCTTTTGTCACACACCTCTCGTCAAAGCCAGCAACTCTGAGCtgagcttcctgctgctcttctccttgactctgtgtttcctgtgctCTCTGACCTTCATAGGCCGGCCCTCTGAGTGGTCCTGCATGCTGCGACACACAGCATTCGGCATCACTTTTGCCCTGTGCATGTCTTGTATCTTGGCTAAAACCATGGCGGTGGTGAACGCCTTTAAGGCTAATAGGCCATCGAACACAGTTCTTCAGTGCTCTGCTCCGCTTCAGAGAACAAGCGTTCTCAGCTTTACTTTACTACAGGTGTTAGTTTGTGTGCTGTGGTTAGCTCTTGCCCCGCCATTCccctacaaaaatacagctcATGCCACTGAAAGGATTATTCTAGAGTGTGATTTAGTTTCACCTATCGGGTTCTGGGCTGTGCTGGGGTATATAGGACTCCTGGCTGTGCTCTGCTTCGTCTTCGCTTTTCTGGCTCGAAAGTTGCCTGATAATTTCAATGAAGCTAAATTCATCACTTTCAGCATGCTGATATTCTGTGCAGTCTGGATCACATTTATCCCAGCGTATGTCAGCTCTCCTGGGAAGTTCACTGTGGCTGTGGAGATATTTGCTATTTTAGCCTCCAGTTATGGACTACTTCTCTGTATATttgcaccaaagtgctttaTTATTGTTCtcaaacctgaactgaacacaaaaaaacatctgatggGGAAAACAGGATCCAATTAA